A part of Fervidobacterium thailandense genomic DNA contains:
- a CDS encoding redox-sensing transcriptional repressor Rex: MKIPKPTIKRLALYYRCLNRYREEGVNFVSSKDIAERLNLKPSQVRKDLSYFGEFGKRGLGYNVVKLVDELARIIGVNKVWNVAIIGAGNLGTALANYPGLLKHKFKVVALFDNDREKVGKKIAGIPVFHVGDLIRLTQELNIEICVIAVPELAAQRVAEIAEEAGVKGIVNFSPVKLRTSIPVEDVDITLSFETLAYNILKANPEMLKLIEEQ; encoded by the coding sequence AAAAGACTCGCACTCTATTACAGATGTCTGAACAGGTACAGGGAAGAGGGGGTTAATTTTGTTTCCTCAAAAGATATTGCCGAGAGGCTGAACTTGAAACCGAGTCAGGTGAGAAAAGATCTTTCTTATTTCGGGGAGTTTGGCAAACGCGGTTTGGGATACAACGTTGTAAAACTGGTTGACGAACTGGCGAGGATTATAGGTGTGAACAAAGTATGGAACGTTGCAATAATCGGTGCTGGAAACTTGGGAACTGCACTTGCGAACTATCCCGGGCTCTTAAAACACAAGTTCAAGGTTGTCGCACTTTTCGATAACGACAGAGAGAAGGTCGGTAAGAAAATCGCCGGAATACCCGTTTTCCACGTTGGGGATCTTATACGGTTAACGCAGGAATTGAACATTGAGATCTGCGTTATCGCTGTTCCTGAACTTGCTGCTCAAAGGGTTGCTGAGATAGCCGAGGAAGCCGGGGTTAAGGGCATAGTTAATTTCTCACCCGTCAAGCTACGTACCTCTATTCCGGTTGAGGATGTCGATATCACGCTATCCTTCGAAACACTCGCCTACAACATCCTGAAGGCTAATCCCGAAATGCTGAAATTGATCGAGGAACAATAG